In the genome of Tannockella kyphosi, one region contains:
- a CDS encoding ATP-binding cassette domain-containing protein → MIEINNLTLQYDKVLLDKQRLEIKEKSITLIHGPSGCGKTTLLYYLGLFYDLENDYIYHGKNISKESEEFKANLRKKEFGFLFQNYILFDEYSIYENFEYFARLTNSSISEDKARVLLQQVRVDEDIHRNLYTLSGGQKQRVALACLLIKDPKVLLLDEPTSALDKENSVIILEILEQLKKDKTIVIVSHDQMIKEYSDEIICFENKKLVVQKYTKKTNSSNEIPIKTTLNKSFYTFYNKKYKSKKKNNFKIICFAIAMLLLTSVGVFNITNSYIDSLKQDNVSSSNLAQVYIQETMDVMDYDIYKSYPYYEVSIELLGNMYPVLPIYPETNQTSSNWMTIDYIPELEFSISFDLFYLIEYVYVPTTSISTNLYSISDSSGFNYAYTNILLNGYQYGYTDSTYFVTLPYDYIESSLSDNEKGMTLFFDDYDSLTFFIEENQDKVVDISFNQLDEVIETIQLFSTLKYVFVLMTLVLGEAALFYLYKTYIKNRYEELALLKAIGLSNKEVNYLLLEELQLPILISFITISIVQLLMRDIYAVLFLFFISIGLEIMISLILHYYVKKINPVKVFRT, encoded by the coding sequence ATGATAGAAATAAATAATCTAACTTTACAATATGACAAAGTATTATTAGATAAACAACGTTTAGAAATAAAAGAAAAAAGTATCACGCTTATACATGGACCAAGTGGGTGTGGTAAAACTACATTGCTCTATTATCTTGGCTTATTCTATGATTTAGAAAATGATTATATTTATCATGGAAAGAATATAAGCAAAGAAAGTGAAGAATTTAAAGCGAATCTTAGAAAGAAGGAATTTGGTTTTTTGTTTCAAAATTATATTCTATTTGATGAATATTCCATTTATGAAAATTTTGAATACTTTGCAAGATTAACGAATAGCTCAATTAGTGAAGATAAGGCAAGAGTACTATTACAACAAGTACGGGTAGATGAAGATATTCATCGTAACTTATATACTTTATCAGGTGGTCAAAAACAAAGAGTAGCATTAGCTTGTTTACTTATAAAAGATCCTAAGGTTTTATTGTTGGATGAACCAACAAGTGCGCTAGATAAAGAAAATAGTGTAATTATCTTAGAAATACTAGAACAATTAAAAAAAGATAAAACAATAGTTATTGTAAGCCATGATCAAATGATTAAAGAGTATAGTGATGAAATAATCTGTTTTGAAAACAAAAAATTAGTGGTACAAAAATACACAAAGAAAACAAATAGTTCTAATGAAATACCTATAAAAACAACGTTAAATAAGTCATTTTATACTTTTTATAATAAAAAGTATAAATCAAAAAAGAAGAATAATTTTAAAATAATTTGCTTTGCAATTGCCATGTTATTATTAACTAGTGTGGGTGTATTCAATATAACGAATAGTTATATTGATTCATTAAAACAAGATAATGTTTCATCCTCTAATTTGGCACAAGTTTATATACAAGAAACTATGGATGTAATGGATTATGATATTTATAAAAGTTATCCATATTATGAAGTATCTATTGAACTATTAGGAAATATGTATCCAGTTTTACCAATCTATCCAGAAACAAATCAAACATCATCTAATTGGATGACAATTGATTATATTCCAGAACTAGAGTTTTCAATTAGTTTTGATTTGTTTTATCTAATTGAATATGTGTATGTTCCAACCACATCTATATCTACAAACTTATATAGTATCTCTGATTCTAGTGGCTTTAACTATGCATATACAAATATACTATTAAATGGATATCAGTATGGCTATACTGATTCAACTTATTTTGTTACTTTGCCATATGATTATATAGAATCTAGTCTGTCAGATAACGAAAAAGGAATGACTTTATTCTTTGATGATTATGATTCCTTAACTTTCTTTATAGAAGAAAATCAAGATAAAGTAGTAGATATATCATTTAATCAATTAGATGAGGTTATTGAAACTATTCAACTTTTTTCAACTTTAAAATATGTATTTGTTTTAATGACTTTGGTATTAGGTGAAGCTGCCTTGTTCTATTTATATAAAACATATATTAAAAATAGATATGAAGAATTAGCTTTATTGAAAGCAATAGGTTTATCAAATAAAGAAGTAAACTATTTGTTATTAGAAGAACTACAGTTACCCATTCTTATTAGTTTTATAACTATTAGTATCGTTCAATTATTAATGAGAGATATTTATGCTGTATTATTCTTGTTTTTTATTAGTATCGGATTAGAAATAATGATTAGTTTGATATTACATTATTATGTAAAAAAAATAAATCCAGTAAAAGTTTTCAGGACATAA
- the ltrA gene encoding group II intron reverse transcriptase/maturase, translating to METERNELLNQLLSEENMIEAYKQVKRNRGASGIDGMEVTELKEYLEEHGEEIKEEIRTRRYKPSPVRRVEIPKENGGVRLLGIPTVKDRMVQQMIVQVLTPIYEPIFSEHSYGFRPGRNCEMAIIKVLEHMNEGLHWIVDIDLEKFFDNVHHDKLIRLVSQQVKDGDVISLIRKFLRSGIMIDDEYKESTIGTPQGGNLSPLLSNIMLDVLDKELEARGLNFVRYADDGAPRKCA from the coding sequence ATGGAAACAGAAAGAAATGAATTACTTAATCAACTGCTTAGTGAAGAAAATATGATAGAAGCATATAAGCAAGTCAAACGAAATAGAGGAGCTAGTGGAATAGATGGTATGGAAGTAACTGAGTTAAAGGAATACCTAGAAGAACACGGCGAAGAAATTAAAGAAGAGATAAGGACAAGGAGATATAAACCTAGTCCGGTAAGAAGGGTAGAAATACCAAAAGAGAATGGTGGAGTAAGATTACTTGGAATACCAACAGTAAAAGATAGAATGGTACAACAAATGATAGTGCAAGTATTAACACCAATCTATGAACCGATATTTAGTGAACATAGCTATGGGTTCAGACCGGGTAGAAACTGTGAAATGGCAATCATAAAAGTATTAGAGCACATGAATGAAGGATTGCATTGGATAGTAGATATTGACTTAGAGAAATTCTTTGATAATGTTCACCATGATAAACTAATTCGACTAGTGAGTCAACAGGTAAAAGATGGTGATGTAATATCCCTAATTAGAAAATTCCTAAGAAGTGGAATCATGATTGATGACGAATATAAAGAATCAACAATCGGAACGCCACAGGGCGGAAATCTTAGTCCATTATTATCAAATATTATGCTTGATGTGTTGGATAAGGAATTAGAGGCAAGAGGACTTAATTTCGTAAGATATGCAGATGATGGTGCGCCACGAAAGTGTGCGTGA